The Paenibacillus macerans genome includes a window with the following:
- a CDS encoding tyrosine-type recombinase/integrase — protein sequence MVPFPQSFKELLAMHADAMKKKHAVYLFESSWKKKYTDRGMRKILSKYSEEAGLAQDLSPHKLRHFLLTWLKKQGIDDALIQRTPATKAASLWRYIQSSQSSKHKTNLFVPMIFYSLQISFNFCLPFSKRLILLS from the coding sequence ATTGTTCCGTTCCCGCAATCATTCAAAGAGCTATTGGCCATGCATGCTGATGCGATGAAGAAAAAACATGCGGTTTATTTGTTTGAATCGTCATGGAAGAAAAAATATACGGATCGGGGAATGCGAAAAATCTTGTCCAAATATTCGGAAGAAGCCGGCCTTGCACAAGACCTTTCGCCACACAAGCTACGCCACTTCCTGCTGACCTGGCTGAAAAAGCAGGGCATCGACGACGCTCTCATACAACGTACTCCGGCCACGAAAGCCGCAAGTCTTTGGAGGTATATTCAAAGCTCGCAATCATCGAAGCACAAAACGAATTTATTCGTTCCCATGATCTTTTACTCCCTTCAGATATCCTTCAATTTTTGCCTTCCGTTCAGTAAACGCCTTATACTCCTCTCTTAA
- a CDS encoding ArsR/SmtB family transcription factor: MSCKCALAEPNRLDIVELLRDGPLTVGEIANRLGLRQPQASKHLKILSDSGILETKADGNRRIYRLRPEPFQAMDAWVKSFRQVMEDRFDRLEDYLRELQNEEQS; encoded by the coding sequence ATGTCATGCAAGTGCGCTTTGGCCGAACCGAATCGTTTAGACATCGTCGAGCTCCTGCGCGATGGTCCTCTCACCGTGGGTGAAATCGCTAACCGGCTGGGGCTGCGTCAGCCCCAGGCCTCGAAGCATTTGAAGATACTTAGCGATAGCGGAATTTTGGAGACGAAGGCCGATGGGAACCGCCGGATCTACAGGCTTCGGCCCGAACCTTTTCAAGCGATGGATGCCTGGGTGAAGTCTTTTCGGCAGGTCATGGAGGACCGATTCGATCGACTGGAAGACTACTTGCGGGAATTGCAAAACGAAGAACAATCCTAA
- a CDS encoding ABC transporter permease has product MIVSYGQALLLPSILGIVASMLFFMERDNDTLKNLRTIPVSATRMVTAKILVLFMLGLIFSLASVAASMLGGALAGNIHGVFAKLWNNFSLLFPASITLIPDI; this is encoded by the coding sequence ATGATCGTGAGTTATGGACAGGCGCTGCTATTGCCCAGCATTTTAGGGATCGTGGCTTCCATGCTGTTTTTTATGGAGCGCGATAACGATACACTTAAAAATCTGCGGACGATTCCGGTTTCGGCCACACGGATGGTTACGGCGAAGATCCTTGTGTTGTTTATGCTTGGGCTGATTTTCTCGCTGGCCTCCGTGGCCGCTTCCATGCTTGGCGGAGCTCTTGCCGGAAATATTCATGGCGTGTTTGCGAAACTCTGGAACAATTTCAGCCTGCTGTTCCCCGCTTCAATCACCTTAATCCCGGATATATGA
- a CDS encoding ABC transporter permease, producing the protein MISREYTEDTLKNILTIPLSFRELLVGKLITAGLLALFLAVVTFVLSLIIVLISGFQAGSAAVMVKSLIQMMVMKSCIYLAVLPIIVKRRANGLTRYIDLRLSD; encoded by the coding sequence ATGATCAGTCGTGAATACACGGAAGACACGCTCAAAAATATCCTCACCATTCCGCTATCCTTCCGGGAGCTGTTGGTCGGAAAACTCATCACCGCCGGACTGCTCGCCCTATTTTTGGCTGTGGTTACCTTTGTACTTTCGCTCATCATCGTGCTGATCAGCGGCTTCCAAGCAGGCAGCGCGGCAGTAATGGTCAAATCCTTGATCCAAATGATGGTGATGAAATCATGTATTTATCTGGCCGTCCTGCCCATCATCGTGAAAAGGCGCGCTAATGGCTTGACCCGGTATATTGATCTTCGTTTATCAGATTGA
- a CDS encoding response regulator transcription factor, whose protein sequence is MNHKILIIDDDLELGQLLKKCVSKEKIDAVLCSSGPSGLAALSQDEFQLIVLDVMMPGMDGFATLEAIREISRVPVLMLTSRTESGDKVRGLRSGADDYLTKPFDIEEFTARVVSLIRRYTMLNHTADHQVLSFKGLSMDYETRSVSVNGEPVELVGKEFDILYYCARNQGKILTKQQIYEEVWKEPYAYDDSNIMAIISRLRKKIEQDSSHPTYLQTVKGVGYRFNREV, encoded by the coding sequence ATGAATCATAAGATCTTGATCATCGATGATGATCTGGAATTAGGCCAACTGCTTAAAAAATGCGTAAGCAAGGAAAAGATCGACGCGGTGCTTTGTTCATCCGGCCCAAGTGGGTTAGCCGCCCTTTCCCAAGACGAATTTCAATTAATCGTGCTGGATGTCATGATGCCGGGGATGGATGGTTTTGCCACTTTGGAAGCCATTCGGGAAATCAGCCGCGTGCCTGTTTTAATGCTGACCTCCCGGACGGAAAGCGGCGATAAAGTCCGCGGACTGCGTTCTGGAGCGGATGACTATCTGACCAAACCGTTTGATATCGAAGAATTCACCGCTCGCGTGGTTTCTTTAATTCGCCGATATACGATGTTGAACCACACCGCCGACCATCAGGTATTATCTTTTAAAGGCTTAAGCATGGATTATGAAACCAGATCGGTATCCGTTAACGGAGAACCGGTTGAATTGGTCGGCAAAGAGTTTGACATTCTCTATTATTGCGCCAGGAATCAGGGGAAGATTTTAACCAAACAGCAAATTTATGAGGAAGTTTGGAAGGAACCTTATGCTTACGACGACAGCAACATTATGGCGATCATCAGCCGGCTTCGCAAAAAAATAGAACAGGATTCAAGCCATCCAACTTACCTGCAAACGGTAAAAGGAGTCGGCTATCGTTTCAACCGGGAGGTGTGA
- a CDS encoding sensor histidine kinase, which translates to MERMDIEPAWIILLLIALGAAVLAFALFRRLLHVRRRLREISEILDDIVQGNANHRILADPHDMTAAISYKMNDIVLHFQEQIIALNKTAETNKQLMTSFSHDVRTPLTTLIGYLDAVHKHIVTGREREEYMETARRKAHDLKDYVDKLFEWSKLNSDEETFAIRTVDICELTRMILKDWIPVFETRSLSFDIDIPEKKLAAHLDTNAYSRILNNLIQNVLAHSQATAIAVGVSMEDHRIVISVMDNGIGISNEDLPHIFQRLYKCDKGRSKKDSGLGLSIVQQLTEKMRGTINVESSPLKRTVFQVQFPLVSENPG; encoded by the coding sequence ATGGAGCGGATGGATATAGAGCCCGCATGGATCATACTGTTATTGATTGCTCTAGGGGCTGCCGTACTGGCTTTTGCACTGTTCAGAAGGCTATTGCATGTCCGCAGAAGGCTTCGTGAGATATCCGAAATACTGGACGATATAGTACAAGGCAATGCAAACCACCGGATTCTTGCCGATCCCCATGATATGACCGCTGCGATCAGCTACAAAATGAACGATATCGTCCTGCATTTTCAAGAGCAGATCATCGCCTTAAACAAGACAGCGGAAACCAATAAGCAGTTGATGACGAGTTTCTCGCATGATGTCCGCACCCCGCTGACCACCTTGATCGGGTATCTGGATGCCGTGCATAAGCACATCGTTACCGGCCGCGAACGGGAGGAATATATGGAAACCGCCCGCCGAAAAGCCCATGACTTGAAGGACTATGTAGATAAACTGTTCGAATGGTCCAAATTAAACTCCGACGAGGAAACCTTCGCCATCCGGACCGTCGACATCTGCGAATTAACCAGAATGATTTTGAAGGACTGGATACCTGTCTTTGAGACGCGGTCCCTTTCCTTTGACATTGACATCCCTGAAAAAAAGCTCGCAGCACACCTCGATACCAACGCCTATTCGCGGATCCTGAACAATCTGATTCAGAACGTCCTTGCGCATAGCCAGGCGACGGCGATTGCAGTCGGCGTTTCAATGGAGGATCACCGGATCGTTATCTCGGTTATGGATAATGGCATCGGGATTTCTAACGAGGATTTGCCGCATATTTTTCAACGATTGTATAAATGCGATAAAGGCCGATCGAAAAAAGACAGCGGCTTAGGGTTATCGATCGTGCAGCAGCTTACCGAAAAGATGCGCGGTACCATTAACGTGGAAAGCTCGCCGCTTAAGCGAACCGTGTTTCAAGTTCAGTTTCCACTCGTCAGTGAGAATCCCGGCTAA
- a CDS encoding ABC transporter ATP-binding protein codes for MSDYIIETNNLTKQYGEQKSVAHLNIHVRQGRIYGLLGRNGAGKTTTLKMLLNLTLPTSGEVRIFGKDMRTEAKKILPRIGSLIESPGFYPNLTGTENLKLFADLRGVPQRNAVKNTLELVSLPYKDKKLFAQYSLGMKQRLAIALAVMHDPELLILDEPINGLDPIGIAEVRSFIRALCTERGKTILISSHILSEIALLADDIGIIDHGVLLEELSLKELEKKNSKYVHFIVSDTARAARLLEKHLNMFNFYVEDQQSLRLHDMELPVSAITRLFIENGIDVSEAHTCEDTLEDYFKKITGGVGIA; via the coding sequence ATGAGCGATTATATCATTGAAACCAACAATCTTACGAAACAATACGGGGAGCAGAAAAGCGTCGCCCATTTGAATATCCATGTCCGCCAAGGACGCATTTACGGCCTGCTGGGGCGAAACGGCGCGGGCAAAACGACCACCTTGAAAATGCTGCTCAACCTGACGTTGCCGACTTCCGGCGAAGTGCGAATTTTCGGCAAAGATATGCGGACCGAGGCTAAAAAAATTCTGCCCCGCATCGGCAGTTTGATTGAATCCCCGGGTTTTTATCCGAATTTGACCGGAACGGAAAACCTCAAGCTCTTTGCCGATCTGCGCGGCGTCCCGCAGCGAAATGCCGTCAAAAACACCTTGGAGCTAGTCAGCCTTCCGTATAAGGACAAAAAGCTGTTCGCGCAATATTCGCTTGGGATGAAGCAGCGCCTGGCCATTGCCTTGGCGGTCATGCATGATCCTGAACTGCTGATTCTCGACGAACCGATTAACGGGCTGGATCCGATCGGTATTGCCGAGGTCAGAAGCTTTATTCGCGCGCTTTGCACGGAAAGAGGGAAAACCATTTTGATTTCCAGCCATATTTTATCCGAAATCGCTCTGCTGGCCGATGACATCGGCATTATTGATCACGGCGTTCTTTTGGAGGAGCTAAGCCTCAAGGAACTGGAAAAGAAAAACAGCAAGTATGTTCACTTTATCGTTTCGGATACGGCCAGGGCGGCGCGTCTGTTGGAGAAGCACTTGAACATGTTCAACTTCTATGTTGAAGACCAGCAAAGCCTGCGCTTGCATGACATGGAATTGCCCGTTTCGGCGATTACCCGCCTGTTTATCGAAAACGGAATCGACGTCTCGGAAGCGCACACCTGTGAAGATACGCTCGAGGATTATTTCAAAAAGATCACAGGAGGCGTGGGGATTGCTTAA
- a CDS encoding ABC transporter permease, which translates to MLKLVRCEFTKLKRKKFILLVIVAAFLFPIPFTMLAMNGGFGGLNVYDKLFGMIVSYGQALLLPSILGIVASMLFFMERDNDTLKNLRTIPVSATRMVTAKIIVLFILGLIFSLASVAASMLGGAFVGNIQGVFAKLNISAADGMLLTAGTLPVVIVIVYFNRSYIFSIILAFFYTILNFSMAFVGLQYDTPMMKLLTSILPTPIIYRWLLGLFTSPANSFYAIIEPKILPLPQVIIIIAIIALISYMAIVRIYNKRED; encoded by the coding sequence TTGCTTAAACTCGTTAGATGCGAATTCACCAAGCTGAAGCGTAAAAAATTCATTCTATTGGTGATTGTTGCCGCGTTTCTTTTTCCCATACCCTTTACGATGCTGGCGATGAATGGAGGTTTCGGAGGCCTTAATGTCTACGATAAACTGTTTGGGATGATCGTGAGTTATGGACAGGCGCTGCTGCTGCCCAGCATTTTAGGGATCGTGGCTTCCATGCTGTTTTTTATGGAGCGGGACAATGATACGCTGAAAAATCTGCGGACGATTCCGGTTTCGGCCACACGGATGGTTACGGCGAAGATCATTGTGTTGTTTATCCTTGGGCTGATTTTCTCGCTAGCCTCGGTGGCCGCTTCCATGCTTGGCGGAGCCTTTGTCGGAAATATCCAGGGTGTGTTTGCGAAGCTCAACATTAGCGCGGCCGACGGCATGCTGCTCACGGCCGGAACCCTGCCGGTGGTCATCGTGATTGTCTATTTTAACCGCAGCTATATTTTTTCGATTATCCTGGCCTTTTTCTACACCATTCTTAACTTTTCCATGGCCTTTGTAGGCCTGCAATATGATACGCCGATGATGAAATTGCTGACGAGTATTTTGCCGACGCCGATCATATACCGCTGGTTATTGGGCCTTTTTACATCGCCGGCCAATTCGTTCTACGCGATTATTGAACCGAAAATTTTGCCGTTGCCGCAGGTCATTATCATTATTGCGATCATCGCTTTGATTTCTTATATGGCCATTGTGCGAATCTACAATAAGCGGGAGGATTAA